The Campylobacter concisus sequence CTACTAGCTGAACTATATCCTCATTATTTTTTAACTCAGGACCATTCATTTGCTGCTTTTGTTTGCTTAAAACTTGATTTAGTTTATTGTTCATCCCTTACCCCTAAGCTAATTTTATATTCTTTCTAACGACATTTTCTAAGTACTCGGCTGAATATGGTTTTGTAATATACTCAGTCATTCCAACTTCTACGCCACGCAATCTATCTGTTTTTGACGTCCTTGATGTAACAGCAATAAGTGGTAAATTTCTATACTTAGAGTATTTTCTAATTTCGCCAGCCAGTGTATATCCATCCATTCTTGGCATCTCAATATCTATCAAGATCGCATCAAAGGAGTGCTCTCCAGATTTTACGATATTTAATGCCTCAACACCATTTGTAGCTTCTATTATTGTTACCCCAGTTGGTTCAAGCGCTTTTTGCATGATAGTTCTATCCATTTTTGAGTCATCAACTATCAAGACTTTATAATCACTTGGTTTTTCCTTTGCTTTTGTGCTATCTTCTATTTCGGCTCTAATGTCTACCTTGATATCTTTTGCCATCTCCATCATAGCACCAACGTCAATAATCAATGTTACACGGCCATCACCTCTAATAGTCGCACCAGCAATACCTGGGATATTTTGTAAATAATCACCCATTGATTTAATAACAATCTCTTCTTGTCCAACCAAAGTATCGACGATAATGCCTAGTTTTGCTTCAGCAACACCGATTATTACGACATAAGTTTGATCTCCGCCATCAAATGCCTTTTCAACACCAAATACGTCAGAAAGTCTAACAAGAGATAAGACTTCATCTCTTAGCCTTAGTACATTTTTGCCATCGATAGTATAGATATCATCAATCGGCACGCGAACAGTTTCAAGAACACTAGCAAGTGGAATAGCGTAAAATTCTTCTTGCGTTCCAACAAGTAGCGACTGAATAATCGCAAGCGTGAGTGGAATTTTAAGCTTCATAACTGTGCCTTTTCCAACTTCACTTTCAATATCAATGATACCATTTAGTTTTTCGATATTTGTCTTGACAACGTCCATACCAACACCGCGGCCAGATACGTTTGTAACTTTTGCTGCAGTTGAAAATCCTGGTCTAAAGATAAGTCCAAATGCCTCTTTTTCACTCATCGCATCAGCTTCGCGTTCAGTGATGATGCCTTTTTCTATCGATTTAGATTTAAGCATATCTGCATCTAGACCCTTACCATCATCAACTATCTCAACAACGATATGATTGCCTTCATTATAAGCTTTTAGCTGAACAAGGCCTTTTTCTGGCTTACCTGCTGCCTTTCTTGTCTCAGGATCCTCAATGCCGTGATCGCATGAATTTCTGATGATGTGAACTAGTGGATCGCCGATCTCTTCTACGATTGACTTATCAAGCTCAGTCTCTTCACCTGAAATTTCAAGATCGATTTGCTTACCAAGATCGCGGCTAAGATCGCGTATCATACGTGGGAATTTATTAAAGACTTTTGCTATTGGAAGCATTCTTGTTTTCATAACAGCAAGCTGAATATCAGTCGTAACTA is a genomic window containing:
- a CDS encoding hybrid sensor histidine kinase/response regulator, which encodes MDDMKEIMEDFLIEAFELIEQIDHDLVELESNPEDLELLNRIFRVAHTVKGSSSFLNFDVLTELTHHMEDVLNKARKGELKITPDIMDVVLESVDMMKGLLSSIRDHGNDTAAGIDIKNICARLTQISEGEAPAAAPEAPATSVAEPAPELAKEPEPTAPAEEAPEISDAELSKLSDSEVEAEIERLLKVRKAEDQARRASKGIAPKSPSEIAPAASSTSAPAAKAESKEKDGDKKVPAASSGAVAQEQTIRVEVKRLDHLMNLIGELVLGKNRLLKIYDDVEERYEGEKFLEELNQVVSSLSLVTTDIQLAVMKTRMLPIAKVFNKFPRMIRDLSRDLGKQIDLEISGEETELDKSIVEEIGDPLVHIIRNSCDHGIEDPETRKAAGKPEKGLVQLKAYNEGNHIVVEIVDDGKGLDADMLKSKSIEKGIITEREADAMSEKEAFGLIFRPGFSTAAKVTNVSGRGVGMDVVKTNIEKLNGIIDIESEVGKGTVMKLKIPLTLAIIQSLLVGTQEEFYAIPLASVLETVRVPIDDIYTIDGKNVLRLRDEVLSLVRLSDVFGVEKAFDGGDQTYVVIIGVAEAKLGIIVDTLVGQEEIVIKSMGDYLQNIPGIAGATIRGDGRVTLIIDVGAMMEMAKDIKVDIRAEIEDSTKAKEKPSDYKVLIVDDSKMDRTIMQKALEPTGVTIIEATNGVEALNIVKSGEHSFDAILIDIEMPRMDGYTLAGEIRKYSKYRNLPLIAVTSRTSKTDRLRGVEVGMTEYITKPYSAEYLENVVRKNIKLA